The sequence below is a genomic window from Deltaproteobacteria bacterium GWC2_55_46.
CCGCTGGTATCACCGAGTAGTCCATCCTCGCGTTCTTCCCAAGGGCGTTATTTGCCGCCACTATGCCCTGGCTGGAGGCGACATGCGCAAGGAGCATCTTGCCCGTGACGTCGCCTATGGCGAAAACTCCTTTTACGTTCGTCTCCATCCGCTCGTCAACGGCTACGCGCCCCTTCTCGACCTTTACCCCGGCCGCGTCGAGCCCTATCCCGGCTGAATTGAAGGAACGGCCGATGGAAACAAGCACCTTTTCGGTTATGAACTCACGGCCGTCCTTGAGAGTGGTCTTGACATGGCCGTTCTCCGGGACGACAGATTCGACCTGGACCTCCGTAAGGACGCTTACGCCCGTCTCCTTGAATTTCTTTACAATAACCCTTCCGACCATCTTGTCCTCGGTCGAAAGGATGCTGGGAAGGAGCTCTACTATCATGACGCGGCTCCCGAAGGATGAAAAGAGGGTCGCGAACTCGCAGCCCATGACGCCGCCGCCGATGATCAAAAGGGATTCGGGGACCTTCTTGAGGTCGAGCATCTCGGTCGACGTAAGCACGTGCACGCCGTCGATGTTGAACGCCGGTATCATGGCGGGCTCTGAGCCCGTGGCTATGATTATAGATTTGGCGGCGACGGTCTCGGCATCCTCTCCGTTAGAGACCCTCACCTTGACAGCGGACTCTAAAAAGCCGTCGCCCTTTATGACCTCGACCTTGTTGCCCTTCAAGAGCTGCTCTATGCCGCCGACGAGCTTCTTTACTATCCCGTCCTTTCTCTCGACAGCCCTGGCGAGGTCAAAGCTGACCTCTCCCACGTTAACGCCGAACTCGGAGGCGCGCTTCGCGCTCTCTATCGTCCTGGCCGAATAATAGAGCGCCTTGGTCGGGATGCAGCCCCTGTTGAGGCAGGTCCCGCCTATCTTGTTCCTCTCTATGATGGCTGTCCTGGCCCCAAGCTGCGCGGCCCTTATCGCCGCCACATAGCCACCGGGGCCCGCGCCGATGACCACGCAATCGAACTCTTTCACTTTGAGATCCCCCTGCACATTAGTAATCTTTTTTATATCACAGGCTTTCTACTATTTTCCAGCCCCTTTAATCCGTACCTCGATCTCCCTTTCGCCCTCGCTTACGTACCTGAACCGGACGCTTATCCTGCACTCCCGTATAAGCCACGGGGTCCTGTCGGCCCATTCTATGACAGATACGCCCTTGCCGTAGACGTACTCGTCGAGGCCGGCGGCGTGGAAATCCTCCGGCCGGTGTATCCTGTAGAGGTCGATATGGTAAAGAGGCAGCCTGCCGCCCTCGTATATGTTGATTATCGTAAAGCTCGGGCTTTTGACAAAGCCCTTTGAGCCGAGGCCGCGCGCGATCCCCCTTACGAAGCGGGTCTTGCCGCCGCCGAGCTCTCCAAGGAGGGCAACACAGTCCCCTTCCCTGAACTTCCCTGAAAGCTCCTCTCCAAGGCGCTCGGTCTCCTCAGGGGTGGTAGACATGTATGTGAAGGACTCTTCCATTCAGGCTTCGAACGGGATAAAGGAGTTAATAAGGCGGGGTATCTCGTCGACGAGGTCGGTTGCCATCATGCCAAGCTCTCCGTGCTTCCTTTTTACCTCGTCCCCCGCAAGGCCGTGTATATAGACCGCAGCCATGGCCGCCTCGATTGTCCCGTATCCCTGGGCAAGTAGCCCGCCGATCATGCCGGCGAGCACATCCCCTGTGCCGGCCGTGGCAAGGCCCGGGTTGCCGGTCATGTTTATGTAGATATTGCCCAGGGGGTCAGCGATGACAGTGCCAGCGCCCTTTAAGACCACGGTGGCGCCGGTTAACTCAACGAGCTTCTGCGCCGCGCCTATCCTGTCTGATTGCACATCGGCGGTGCTGATCCCCAGGAGGCGGGCCATCTCCCCCGGGTGTGGGGTAAGCACCACCTTCGCGCCTGAGCCCTTGAGCGTTGCTATCCGTGGAGCGAAAGAATTAAGGCCATCGGCGTCGATAACAATCGGCACCCTTGCTTCCGAAACGAGCCTTTCCACGAGCCTTCTCAGCTCATCGCTATTACCGGCTCCAGGGCCGATGACGACAGCCGTTTTATTGGGCAGTATCGCCCGTATGGCCTCGAAAGAAAGCTCGCCGAGGGTCCTGTGAGACGTCTCAGGCAAGGCCTTGCTCATGACCTCGGTCGTCTTGACCTCGATGATATCGTTCAGGCTTTCCGGGACGCCAAGGGTAGCAAGCCCAGCGCCCGTCCTCATCGCCGATACCGCTGCCATGCATGCGGCGCCAGTCATACCGGGGGAGCCGGCGAGAAGAAGCACGTGGCCGTGGGTAGCCTTGTGGGACTCTGGCTTCCTGGGCCTGATTATCTTTCCTATATCTTCCCCTGTGATGAGGTTCCACTTTATCCCGGGGTCGTCTATTATCTCTGTCGGCACCCCGATATCCACGACCTCGACCCTGCCGGCGTACAACCTGCCTGGATACAGGAGGAGGCCGAGCTTTAGGATTGCCATTGTCGCTACCACATGGGCCTTTACGGCATAGCCGAGGACGGCCCCTGTGGTAGCGTCTATGCCGGATGGCATGTCAACGGCGATGGTCTTCTTATTGAGGCTGTTGATGAATGTTATCGCCTGGGCGTGGAGGCCGGAGACCTCTTGAGAGAGGCCGGTGCCGAATATGGCGTCGACTATGATGGAGGAATGGCTGACAGGAGATCCGACTGACCTCAGGTCATCTGACGAGAGAAGTTCGCGTACCTCGCCCCCCATCCTGACCCACGAGGCGGCGTTCGAGGCCGCATCCCCCTTTAGATCCGCGATACTACCGAGAGAATATACCGAGGGCTTGTACCCCCAGTTTCTGAGGTGCCTTGCCGCCACATAGCCGTCCCCGCCGTTATTTCCCTTTCCAGCGAAGATGGCTACGCGCGAAGGCGAGGCCTCTCTCTTAATGATTTCAGCCAGGCCCCTTCCGGCGTTCTCCATGAGCTGCAGCCCGGTGATGCCGTACTTCTCTATCGCGGTCCTGTCGGCATCGCGGATTGTCTGGGCATCGGCTATCTTCACGGGCAGACCTCTATTATGGTCTCGGCTATGCTCAGGTCCCCGTCATGAGATATCGACAGGTTGACCTTGAGGCCGCCGCCAAGCCCCCTTGCCATTATAGACGGCGCGCCGGAGCTATCCTTTACGACCTCGACCTCCCTGTACGGAAGCACCCTGCCAAGGGCCTTGAAGAAACTCACTTTCGCGGCGAAACGGGCTGAAAGATGACGCTCTGGACTCCTGTGCCTCATGCAGTAGGCGAGCTCACCGCCGGTAAAAAGGCGGGAAGTAAGCCTCTCGCCCCATCTGTCCATCGCCCTTTTGAACCTGGAGACCTCCAGGGCGTCTATGCCTATGCCGTGGATCACGCGTGCCCCTTAGCGGTTGTTAAAAAACACAGTTTCGTTCAGGCTGCTCTAAAAACCATATGCGAGGCCCCCATTAAACCGGGGAGCAAGGAATGAGGCGTACTTCTCTGGTACGCCGTAGTAGCCGGCTTTTCGAAGCCAACGACGCAGATGGACTTATTTCATGCCTGTTGGGCCTTCTATCTCGCCTCTATAATAAGCCGCTTCATCTCCCTTACCGCCTCCCCGATGCCGGTATATATGGAGCGGGCGATGATGCTGAAGCCGA
It includes:
- a CDS encoding holo-[acyl-carrier-protein] synthase; translation: MIHGIGIDALEVSRFKRAMDRWGERLTSRLFTGGELAYCMRHRSPERHLSARFAAKVSFFKALGRVLPYREVEVVKDSSGAPSIMARGLGGGLKVNLSISHDGDLSIAETIIEVCP
- a CDS encoding tRNA (adenosine(37)-N6)-threonylcarbamoyltransferase complex ATPase subunit type 1 TsaE, which gives rise to MEESFTYMSTTPEETERLGEELSGKFREGDCVALLGELGGGKTRFVRGIARGLGSKGFVKSPSFTIINIYEGGRLPLYHIDLYRIHRPEDFHAAGLDEYVYGKGVSVIEWADRTPWLIRECRISVRFRYVSEGEREIEVRIKGAGK
- a CDS encoding dihydrolipoyl dehydrogenase; amino-acid sequence: MKEFDCVVIGAGPGGYVAAIRAAQLGARTAIIERNKIGGTCLNRGCIPTKALYYSARTIESAKRASEFGVNVGEVSFDLARAVERKDGIVKKLVGGIEQLLKGNKVEVIKGDGFLESAVKVRVSNGEDAETVAAKSIIIATGSEPAMIPAFNIDGVHVLTSTEMLDLKKVPESLLIIGGGVMGCEFATLFSSFGSRVMIVELLPSILSTEDKMVGRVIVKKFKETGVSVLTEVQVESVVPENGHVKTTLKDGREFITEKVLVSIGRSFNSAGIGLDAAGVKVEKGRVAVDERMETNVKGVFAIGDVTGKMLLAHVASSQGIVAANNALGKNARMDYSVIPAGIFTDPEIASVGLREKEAEEKGIPVSIGRFPYAASGKALGMGETEGFVQMLADPGTDKVLGCSIVGAHATDLIGEVAVAMKAGVTVKELTETVHAHPTLPEMVMEAAEDVHGMAIHKIGRKR